A genomic segment from Nicotiana sylvestris chromosome 1, ASM39365v2, whole genome shotgun sequence encodes:
- the LOC104213570 gene encoding uncharacterized protein, which translates to MAEFEDEEFLAQVAAAEAEALSTATAAKRRRISAALTTTAKHNVTTNNTISVEEGAYIAALKGSKSVVFQQKGPTNALPTPINNSYKAHSNYLPSSDAAAGSCFKCGKLGHWARDCDVNPPNDDSTSFPDKKCACGLGNCLVLTANTEKNRGRKFYKCPIRQENGGCGFFEWCDQPSVTNTATTRGPSYSVSSSFPEISCPCGSGTCLVLTAKTGKNIGQQFYRCPSNQGSCGFFKWCNDNTTNASFSNSSNISQTYPNMDGLSNKIHNSVPSSCFKCGNAGHWAKDCPQLSSQHSAADGGVKYPNSSTCFKCGKPGHWAKDCSSN; encoded by the exons ATGGCGGAATTTGAAGACGAAGAATTCCTAGCTCAGGTAGCCGCAGCAGAAGCTGAAGCTCTTTCCACCGCCACCGCCGCCAAGCGTCGCCGGATCTCTGCCGCCCTAACCACCACCGCGAAGCACAACGTCACCACCAATAACACGATCAGTGTGGAAGAAGGAGCTTATATCGCGGCTCTGAAAGGGAGCAAAAGCGTCGTATTCCAACAAAAAGGACCGACTAATGCTCTCCCTACTCCGATTAACAACAGCTACAAAGCACATAGCAATTATTTGCCTAGTTCCGATGCTGCTGCTGGTTCGTGCTTTAAGTGCGGGAAATTAGGTCACTGGGCTCGGGATTGCGATGTTAATCCACCGAATGATGATTCCACGAGCTTTCCTGATAAGAAATGTGCATGTGGATTAGGTAATTGCCTTGTGCTTACTGCTAATACTGAGAAGAATCGTGGCCGTAAGTTCTACAAATGCCCTATCAGACAG GAGAATGGTGGTTGTGGATTCTTTGAGTGGTGTGACCAACCTTCTGTTACCAATACTGCAACTACCCGAGGCCCTAGTTACTCTGTTAGTTCCTCGTTCCCGGAAATTTCATGTCCATGTGGTTCTGGCACATGCCTAGTTCTGACAGCCAAAACAGGAAAAAATATCGGTCAGCAGTTCTACCGTTGTCCTTCTAATCAG GGAAGTTGTGGGTTCTTCAAATGGTGTAACGACAACACGACCAATGCTAGCTTCTCAAATTCATCTAACATCTCTCAAACTTATCCAAACATGGATGGCTTAAGCAACAAAATCCACAATTCAGTCCCTTCTTCCTGTTTCAAATGTGGCAATGCTGGGCACTGGGCAAAAGATTGTCCTCAGTTGTCTTCTCAACACTCTGCTGCTGATGGAGGGGTAAAGTACCCGAATTCAAGCACTTGTTTTAAGTGTGGTAAGCCTGGTCACTGGGCCAAGGACTGTTCATCTAACTGA